The Priestia megaterium NBRC 15308 = ATCC 14581 region TTATGATATTGAGAAAATTAACGATTGGCTGTGTCAACAAGAATTAGAGTTTGTTCAGTACACATATGGGAAAGGCTTTTTTCTAAACGATCAAGTAAAGGACCAAGTTGCTAAACAAATTTCTCATGTTATGCCATCTGCTTACTTATCAGTTGAGGACCGGCAAATATACGTTGCTTTGATGTGTATACTTCGAGGCGGGAAAATCGGAACTCAGCAGCTCATGGATGAAACAGAAGTTAGTCGCAATACTGTCTTACAAGATATTAAAGACTTAAAAAACAAGTGGGTAAAGAAAGGCATATCTTTGACATATAGCTATAAAGATGGGTACGAAGTAAAAGGATCTGAAAGCGACATTCGAAATTTGCTTTATATACACATCACAGAATTATTAAGTCAACATCAAGAAGAGTTGTTGAAAAGGGTCATGAAAGCAGATTACGAATATTCAATGATTTATCACTGGCTTGTAGAGTGTGAAGATAAACTGGGAATGGCGTTTACAGACAAGATGCTGACGCAATTAGCCTATATGCTCACGTGCTGTATTCAGCGTATTGGAGGCAAGCGCTATGTAGACGCCCTGATTACTAGAAAAGATGAATTAGAAAAAACCAGGCAGTACAAAGCGCTCCAAGAAATTGAAAGCGTTTTAGGATTTGATTTTCCACCTCACGAAAAACATTATCTGGCCACAGTTTTACTAAGTGCAAAAGTAAATGTAGTAAATCAAGCAGATAGTGATGATTGGATGAGAAGCATTGTAAAAGAAATGGTATCACGGTTTCAAGCATATGCTTGTGTGGTATTTGAAGATCGAAATCGTCTTGAACAAAATTTATATATTCATTTGAAGACGGCTTATTACAGGCTTCTCTATAATATTCACCTCCCTAACCCTATGCTTTCGGCTATTCAAACAAAGTATCAGGATATAGTGGAACTGACAAAAAAAGCGTTGCTTCCTTTGGAAAACAGCCTTCAAACACGTATTAATGAAGACGAAATTTCTTATTTTGCTCTTCATTTCGGAGGATGGATGAAAAAACAAGAGGGAAGGCAAAAACAAAAGCGTATTGTTATTGTTTGTGCCAATGGAATTGGAACGTCCCGTATGCTTCAGTATCAGCTTGAACAACTGTTAACAGATGCTGAATTGATAGGGCCAATGACGGTAAGAGATTATGAGCAGTTTAAAGAAACCTATGATTTAGTTATTACAACTACGCCATTAAAAAAGCGAATGAATGTGATGCTTGTGAATCCTATTTTAACGGATGATGAAAAGCAGCGGTTAATCGACTTAGTTGAACCAGCTTCTTCTCAGCTAACCACTCAAGCCATCATGGGTATTATTAAGCAGCATGCAAATATTCAGGATGAACCAGCTCTGTTAGCTAATTTAAAACTAGTGATACAGCAATCTAAAAAAATGGTAAGAGAGGATAAAAAGCCAATGTTGCATGAAGTATTGCAAGAGCCATTCTTGCAGCTTACAGATTCAGCAGATGATTGGAAATCAGCTGTTAGGCTGGCTGCCAAGCCTTTGTTGAACTATGAATATATTGAACCTTCTTATGTAGAAGCAATGATCAAAAGTGTAGAACAGTTAGGCCCTTATATTGTTATTGCGCCAAAAGTGGCGCTCCCTCATGCAAGGCCGGAACACGGGGTAAATCGTGTGGGTATGAGCATGCTTCGTTTAAAGGAGCCGGTCTATTTTTCTACTGAAAAACAGCACGGAGCGCAGCTTATTATCGTACTTGCTGCTACTGATAATGAAACCCACTTAAAAGCACTGTCACAGCTTTCAATGATGCTATCTGAAAACGATAATATTGACAAGCTTATTGCTATGAATACAAAACAAGAAATGCTTGCATTAATTGAAGCTTACTCAAATTAAAAGGAGAGATAAAAAATGAAAAAGATTTTAGTTGTATGCGGAAACGGTTTAGGAAGCAGTTTTATTGTGGAAATGAATGTAAAGAAAATTTTAGTAGAGCTTGGTGTTGAAGCACAGGTATCTCATACGGATTTAACAACTAGTAAAACGGAGCAGGCAGATATCTATTTAGGATCTGCAGATATTGTAAATCAATTGGATGATGGCAATCGCACGGTCGTGGCACTGCAAAACATTTTAAATCAAGCGGAAATTAAAGGAGCACTGCAAAAATACTTCGTGGAGGCGTAAGCCATGTTTGATTTAATTATGAAAGATATATTAGGAACACCCGCTATTCTAGTAGGGTTGTTTGCACTAATCGGTTTGTTGCTTCAAAAGAAAAAAAGTGCAGATATTGTATCAGGCACCTTAAAAACAATTATGGGTTTTCTTATATTAGGAGCGGGAGCTAATATATTAATTGCTTCACTTGAAGCGTTTGGAAAAATGTTTAATAAAGCGTTTTCCGTTGAAGGCATCATTCCTAATAATGAAGCAATTGTAGCTGTAGCTCAACAAACGTTTGGTACAGAAACAGCGATGATTATGCTTTTAGGTATGATTGTAAATATCATTATCGCGCGCATCACGAAATTTAAGTATATCTTTTTAACTGGGCATCACACCATGTTTATGGCTTGTTTGATTGCAGCAATTTTATCTACCGGCGGGTTAACGGGAGCACCTTTGGTTTTGATCGGGGCACTATTATTAGGTATTTTAATGGTTTTATTTCCTGCACTGCTTCAGCCGTATGTGCGTGAAATTACAGGGTCAAACGATATTGCCGTTGGTCATTTTGGTTCCTTAGGCTATTTAGTAGCAGGGTTTATCGGCAAGCGAGTAGGAAATCGCGAAAAAACAACAGAAGAAATTAAAGTTCCTCAATC contains the following coding sequences:
- a CDS encoding BglG family transcription antiterminator; its protein translation is MIHLLDKRSTAVLQVLLQAATFISVQELMKQFQVSRRTIYYDIEKINDWLCQQELEFVQYTYGKGFFLNDQVKDQVAKQISHVMPSAYLSVEDRQIYVALMCILRGGKIGTQQLMDETEVSRNTVLQDIKDLKNKWVKKGISLTYSYKDGYEVKGSESDIRNLLYIHITELLSQHQEELLKRVMKADYEYSMIYHWLVECEDKLGMAFTDKMLTQLAYMLTCCIQRIGGKRYVDALITRKDELEKTRQYKALQEIESVLGFDFPPHEKHYLATVLLSAKVNVVNQADSDDWMRSIVKEMVSRFQAYACVVFEDRNRLEQNLYIHLKTAYYRLLYNIHLPNPMLSAIQTKYQDIVELTKKALLPLENSLQTRINEDEISYFALHFGGWMKKQEGRQKQKRIVIVCANGIGTSRMLQYQLEQLLTDAELIGPMTVRDYEQFKETYDLVITTTPLKKRMNVMLVNPILTDDEKQRLIDLVEPASSQLTTQAIMGIIKQHANIQDEPALLANLKLVIQQSKKMVREDKKPMLHEVLQEPFLQLTDSADDWKSAVRLAAKPLLNYEYIEPSYVEAMIKSVEQLGPYIVIAPKVALPHARPEHGVNRVGMSMLRLKEPVYFSTEKQHGAQLIIVLAATDNETHLKALSQLSMMLSENDNIDKLIAMNTKQEMLALIEAYSN
- a CDS encoding PTS sugar transporter subunit IIB, whose translation is MKKILVVCGNGLGSSFIVEMNVKKILVELGVEAQVSHTDLTTSKTEQADIYLGSADIVNQLDDGNRTVVALQNILNQAEIKGALQKYFVEA
- a CDS encoding PTS ascorbate transporter subunit IIC, yielding MFDLIMKDILGTPAILVGLFALIGLLLQKKKSADIVSGTLKTIMGFLILGAGANILIASLEAFGKMFNKAFSVEGIIPNNEAIVAVAQQTFGTETAMIMLLGMIVNIIIARITKFKYIFLTGHHTMFMACLIAAILSTGGLTGAPLVLIGALLLGILMVLFPALLQPYVREITGSNDIAVGHFGSLGYLVAGFIGKRVGNREKTTEEIKVPQSLGFLRDTSVSVSLTMTVLFIIVALFAGPAFIETKLSGGQNFIVYSLIQAITFAAGVYVVLAGVRMLLAEIVPAFKGIADKAVPNAIPALDCPTVFPFAPNAVVIGFFSSFIAGLISMFFLPLFGLSIIVPGLVPHFFTGAAAGVFGNATGGRRGAVVGSFANGILISFLPAILLPVLASLGFKGTTFGDSDFSAVGILLSMLIKLFT